In Delphinus delphis chromosome 11, mDelDel1.2, whole genome shotgun sequence, one genomic interval encodes:
- the TSFM gene encoding elongation factor Ts, mitochondrial isoform X1 has translation MSLLRSLRSLRLCLVARAGSCPVGPLLLQSPQPWHTFHAGPWLSSSASSKELLMKLRRRTGYSFVNCKKALETCGGDLKQAESWLHKQAQKEGWSKAARLHGRKTKEGLIGLLQEGNTTVLVEVNCETDFVSRNLKFQQLVQQVALGTLLHCQSLKDQLSTYSKGFLNSSELSELPAGREREGCLRDQLALAIGKLGENMILKRAAWVKVPAGFYVGSYVHGAMHSPSLHNLVLGKYGALVICETSEQKANLEDLGRRLGQHVVGMAPLSVGSLDDEPGGEAETKMLSQPYLLDPSITLGQYVQPQGVSVVDFVRFECGEGKEAAEAE, from the exons ATGTCGCTGCTGCGCTCGCTGCGCTCACTGCGCCTCTGTTTGGTCGCGCGGGCCGGGAGCTGCCCA GTGGGGCCCCTTCTGCTTCAGTCGCCCCAGCCGTGGCATACATTTCACGCTGGGCCCTGGCTGTCCTCCTCGGCTTCCAGCAAGGAGCTCCTCATGAAGCTGCGGCGGAGAACGGGCTACTCCTTTGTAAACTGCAAGAAGGCTCTGGAGACTTGTGGCGGGGATCTCAAACAG gCAGAGAGCTGGCTCCACAAACAGGCCCAGAAGGAGGGCTGGAGTAAAGCTGCCAGGCTCCATGGCAGGAAGACCAAAGAAGGTCTGATTGGGCTGCTGCAGGAGGGAAACACGACTGTGTTAGTAGAG GTGAACTGTGAGACAGATTTTGtttccagaaatttaaaatttcaacaaTTGGTCCAGCAAGTAGCCCTGGGAACCCTGTTGCATTGTCAGAGCCTAAAGGATCAACTGTCTACATATAGTAAA GGCTTCTTGAATTCCTCTGAGCTCTCTGAACTTCCAGCTGGGCGTGAGAGAGAAGGCTGTCTCAGGGATCAGCTGGCCTTAGCAATTG GGAAGCTGGGAGAAAACATGATTCTTAAACGAGCTGCATGGGTGAAGGTGCCAGCTGGGTTCTATGTTGGCTCTTATGTCCATGGGGCAATGCACAGTCCCTCGCTCCACAACCTGGTTCTGGGGAAATATGGGGCCCTGGTCATCTGCGAGACGTCTGAGCAGAAAGCAAACCTTGAAGACCTTGGCCGCCGCCTTGGGCAGCATGTGGTGGGCATGGCTCCTCTCTCTGTTGGCTCCCTGGACGATGAGCCTGGGGGAGAGGCAGAAACCAAGATGCTGTCCCAGCCGTACTTGCTGGATCCCTCCATCACACTGGGACAGTATGTGCAGCCCCAAGGGGTGTCTGTAGTAGACTTCGTGCGGTTTGAATGTGGAGAAGGCAAAGAGGCAGCAGAGGCTGAATAG
- the TSFM gene encoding elongation factor Ts, mitochondrial isoform X4 has product MSLLRSLRSLRLCLVARAGSCPVGPLLLQSPQPWHTFHAGPWLSSSASSKELLMKLRRRTGYSFVNCKKALETCGGDLKQAESWLHKQAQKEGWSKAARLHGRKTKEGLIGLLQEGNTTVLVEVNCETDFVSRNLKFQQLVQQVALGTLLHCQSLKDQLSTYSKGFLNSSELSELPAGREREGCLRDQLALAIDPRSVPSLTTSGTAA; this is encoded by the exons ATGTCGCTGCTGCGCTCGCTGCGCTCACTGCGCCTCTGTTTGGTCGCGCGGGCCGGGAGCTGCCCA GTGGGGCCCCTTCTGCTTCAGTCGCCCCAGCCGTGGCATACATTTCACGCTGGGCCCTGGCTGTCCTCCTCGGCTTCCAGCAAGGAGCTCCTCATGAAGCTGCGGCGGAGAACGGGCTACTCCTTTGTAAACTGCAAGAAGGCTCTGGAGACTTGTGGCGGGGATCTCAAACAG gCAGAGAGCTGGCTCCACAAACAGGCCCAGAAGGAGGGCTGGAGTAAAGCTGCCAGGCTCCATGGCAGGAAGACCAAAGAAGGTCTGATTGGGCTGCTGCAGGAGGGAAACACGACTGTGTTAGTAGAG GTGAACTGTGAGACAGATTTTGtttccagaaatttaaaatttcaacaaTTGGTCCAGCAAGTAGCCCTGGGAACCCTGTTGCATTGTCAGAGCCTAAAGGATCAACTGTCTACATATAGTAAA GGCTTCTTGAATTCCTCTGAGCTCTCTGAACTTCCAGCTGGGCGTGAGAGAGAAGGCTGTCTCAGGGATCAGCTGGCCTTAGCAATTG ACCCACGGTCTGTTCCTTCACTGACCACTTCTGGAACAGCTGCTTGA
- the TSFM gene encoding elongation factor Ts, mitochondrial isoform X3: MSLLRSLRSLRLCLVARAGSCPVGPLLLQSPQPWHTFHAGPWLSSSASSKELLMKLRRRTGYSFVNCKKALETCGGDLKQAESWLHKQAQKEGWSKAARLHGRKTKEGLIGLLQEGNTTVLVEVNCETDFVSRNLKFQQLVQQVALGTLLHCQSLKDQLSTYSKGFLNSSELSELPAGREREGCLRDQLALAIGPYPWVWSLLPLVLREWSA, from the exons ATGTCGCTGCTGCGCTCGCTGCGCTCACTGCGCCTCTGTTTGGTCGCGCGGGCCGGGAGCTGCCCA GTGGGGCCCCTTCTGCTTCAGTCGCCCCAGCCGTGGCATACATTTCACGCTGGGCCCTGGCTGTCCTCCTCGGCTTCCAGCAAGGAGCTCCTCATGAAGCTGCGGCGGAGAACGGGCTACTCCTTTGTAAACTGCAAGAAGGCTCTGGAGACTTGTGGCGGGGATCTCAAACAG gCAGAGAGCTGGCTCCACAAACAGGCCCAGAAGGAGGGCTGGAGTAAAGCTGCCAGGCTCCATGGCAGGAAGACCAAAGAAGGTCTGATTGGGCTGCTGCAGGAGGGAAACACGACTGTGTTAGTAGAG GTGAACTGTGAGACAGATTTTGtttccagaaatttaaaatttcaacaaTTGGTCCAGCAAGTAGCCCTGGGAACCCTGTTGCATTGTCAGAGCCTAAAGGATCAACTGTCTACATATAGTAAA GGCTTCTTGAATTCCTCTGAGCTCTCTGAACTTCCAGCTGGGCGTGAGAGAGAAGGCTGTCTCAGGGATCAGCTGGCCTTAGCAATTG GCCCATATCCCTGGGTGTGGAGCCTGCTGCCCTTGGTCCTGAGAGAATGGAGTGCGTGA
- the TSFM gene encoding elongation factor Ts, mitochondrial isoform X2, with translation MSLLRSLRSLRLCLVARAGSCPVGPLLLQSPQPWHTFHAGPWLSSSASSKELLMKLRRRTGYSFVNCKKALETCGGDLKQAESWLHKQAQKEGWSKAARLHGRKTKEGLIGLLQEGNTTVLVEVNCETDFVSRNLKFQQLVQQVALGTLLHCQSLKDQLSTYSKGFLNSSELSELPAGREREGCLRDQLALAIVQSFEVIKLLSSWKVFTIGLY, from the exons ATGTCGCTGCTGCGCTCGCTGCGCTCACTGCGCCTCTGTTTGGTCGCGCGGGCCGGGAGCTGCCCA GTGGGGCCCCTTCTGCTTCAGTCGCCCCAGCCGTGGCATACATTTCACGCTGGGCCCTGGCTGTCCTCCTCGGCTTCCAGCAAGGAGCTCCTCATGAAGCTGCGGCGGAGAACGGGCTACTCCTTTGTAAACTGCAAGAAGGCTCTGGAGACTTGTGGCGGGGATCTCAAACAG gCAGAGAGCTGGCTCCACAAACAGGCCCAGAAGGAGGGCTGGAGTAAAGCTGCCAGGCTCCATGGCAGGAAGACCAAAGAAGGTCTGATTGGGCTGCTGCAGGAGGGAAACACGACTGTGTTAGTAGAG GTGAACTGTGAGACAGATTTTGtttccagaaatttaaaatttcaacaaTTGGTCCAGCAAGTAGCCCTGGGAACCCTGTTGCATTGTCAGAGCCTAAAGGATCAACTGTCTACATATAGTAAA GGCTTCTTGAATTCCTCTGAGCTCTCTGAACTTCCAGCTGGGCGTGAGAGAGAAGGCTGTCTCAGGGATCAGCTGGCCTTAGCAATTG TGCAAAGTTTTGAGGTAATCAAGCTCCTCAGTTCGTGGAAGGTTTTCACCATTGGCCTTTATTGA
- the TSFM gene encoding elongation factor Ts, mitochondrial isoform X5, translated as MSLLRSLRSLRLCLVARAGSCPVGPLLLQSPQPWHTFHAGPWLSSSASSKELLMKLRRRTGYSFVNCKKALETCGGDLKQAESWLHKQAQKEGWSKAARLHGRKTKEGLIGLLQEGNTTVLVEVNCETDFVSRNLKFQQLVQQVALGTLLHCQSLKDQLSTYSKGFLNSSELSELPAGREREGCLRDQLALAIGYLSGILSILQKRK; from the exons ATGTCGCTGCTGCGCTCGCTGCGCTCACTGCGCCTCTGTTTGGTCGCGCGGGCCGGGAGCTGCCCA GTGGGGCCCCTTCTGCTTCAGTCGCCCCAGCCGTGGCATACATTTCACGCTGGGCCCTGGCTGTCCTCCTCGGCTTCCAGCAAGGAGCTCCTCATGAAGCTGCGGCGGAGAACGGGCTACTCCTTTGTAAACTGCAAGAAGGCTCTGGAGACTTGTGGCGGGGATCTCAAACAG gCAGAGAGCTGGCTCCACAAACAGGCCCAGAAGGAGGGCTGGAGTAAAGCTGCCAGGCTCCATGGCAGGAAGACCAAAGAAGGTCTGATTGGGCTGCTGCAGGAGGGAAACACGACTGTGTTAGTAGAG GTGAACTGTGAGACAGATTTTGtttccagaaatttaaaatttcaacaaTTGGTCCAGCAAGTAGCCCTGGGAACCCTGTTGCATTGTCAGAGCCTAAAGGATCAACTGTCTACATATAGTAAA GGCTTCTTGAATTCCTCTGAGCTCTCTGAACTTCCAGCTGGGCGTGAGAGAGAAGGCTGTCTCAGGGATCAGCTGGCCTTAGCAATTG GTTATTTAAGTGGCatcctctccattttacagaagagaaaatga
- the AVIL gene encoding advillin, whose translation MSLSSAFQAVGNDPGIITWRIKKMELALVPLNAHGTFYEGDCYIILSTRRVGSILSQDIHFWIGKDSSQDEKSCAAIYTTQLDDYLGGSPVQHREVQYHESDTFHGYFKQGIIYKKGGVASRMKHVETNTYDVKRLLHVKGKRNIRATEVEMSWDSFNRGDVFLLDLGKVIIQWNGPESSSRERLKAMLLAKHIRDRERGGHAEIGVIEGDKEAASPELMKVLQDTLGQHSIIKPAVPDEITDQQQKSNITLYHVSDSAGQLAVTDVATRPLVQGLLNHDDCYILDQSGTKIYVWKGRGATKVEKQMAMSKALNFIKMKGYPSSTNVETVSDGAESAMFKQLFQKWSVKEQTVGLGKTCSIGKIANVSQDKFDVTLLHTKPEVAAQERMVDDGNGNVEVWRIENLELVPVEHQRYGFFYGGDCYLVLYTYEVHGKPHYILYIWQGRHASQDELAASAYQAVAVDRQFDGAPVQVRVTMGKEPRHFMAIFKGKLVIFEGGTSRKGNAEPDPPVSLFQIQGNDKSNTKAVEVPAFTSSLNSNDVFLLRTQAEHYLWYGKGSSGDERAMAKELAGLLCDGTENTVAEGQEPAEFWDVLGGKTPYANDKRLQQEILDVQSRLFECSNKTGRFTVTEITDFTQDDLNPDDVMLLDTWDQVFLWIGAEANATEKESALATAQEYLHTHPSGRDTGTPILIIKQGFEPPIFTGWFLAWDPHIWSAGKSYEQLKEELGDAAAITRITADMRDTTLSLNSEPKYYPVEVLLKNQSQELPEDVNPAKKENYLSEQDFVSVFGITRGQFAALPGWKQLQMKKEKGLF comes from the exons ATGTCTCTGAGCAGTGCCTTTCAGGCTGTGGGCAACGACCCTGGGATCATCACCTGGAGAATAAAG AAAATGGAGCTGGCACTGGTGCCCCTGAATGCCCACGGCACCTTCTATGAGGGGGACTGCTACATCATCCTCTCG ACCCGGAGAGTGGGCAGCATCCTCTCCCAGGACATCCACTTCTGGATTGGGAAGGACTCCTCGCAGGATGAGAAGAGCTGCGCAGCAATCTACACTACGCAGCTGGATGACTACCTGGGGGGCAGCCCTGTGCAGCACCGGGAGGTCCAGTACCACGAGTCCGACACCTTCCACGGCTACTTCAAGCAGGGCATCAT CTACAAGAAGGGGGGTGTGGCCTCCAGGATGAAGCACGTGGAGACCAATACCTACGATGTGAAGCGGCTGCTGCACGTGAAGGGGAAGAGAAACATCAGGGCCACCGAG GTGGAAATGAGCTGGGACAGTTTTAACCGAGGTGATGTCTTCCTGCTGGACCTTGGGAAGGTCATCATCCAGTGGAATGGCCCAGAGAGCAGCAGCAGGGAGCGTCTGAAG GCTATGCTCCTGGCAAAGCATATTCGGGACAGGGAGCGAGGGGGCCATGCTGAAATAGGAGTGATCGAGGGAGACAAGGAGGCGGCCAGTCCAGAGCTGATGAAGGTCCTTCAGGACACCCTCGGGCAGCACTCCATTATCAAGCCTGCGGTCCCCGATGAGATCACAGATCAGCAGCAGAAATCAAATATCACGCTGTATCA TGTCTCAGACTCAGCTGGGCAGCTGGCGGTCACAGATGTAGCAACGAGGCCTCTGGTCCAGGGCTTACTGAACCATGAT GACTGCTACATCCTGGACCAAAGTGGAACCAAGATCTATGTGTGGAAAGGAAGAGGAGCCACAAAGGTTGAGAAACAGATGGCCATGTCTAAAGCTCTG AACTTCATCAAGATGAAGGGCTACCCCAGCAGTACCAACGTGGAGACCGTCAGTGACGGTGCCGAGTCAGCCATGTTCAAGCAGCTGTTCCAGAAGTGGTCAGTGAAGGAACAGACCGTGGGTCTGGGGAAAACGTGCAGCATTGGTAAAATCG CTAACGTTTCCCAGGATAAATTTGATGTGACTCTGCTGCACACCAAACCAGAGGTGGCAGCCCAGGAAAGAATGGTCGACGACGGCAACGGCAACGTTGAG GTCTGGAGAATTGAAAACCTAGAGCTGGTCCCCGTGGAGCATCAGCGGTATGGCTTCTTTTATGGGGGAGACTGCTATCTGGTTCTCTATACGTACGAGGTGCACGGGAAGCCGCACTACATCTTGTACATCTGGCAG GGCCGCCACGCCTCACAGGATGAGCTGGCAGCCTCGGCATACCAGGCGGTGGCGGTGGACCGGCAGTTTGATGGGGCCCCTGTGCAGGTTCGGGTTACCATGGGGAAGGAGCCACGCCACTTCATGGCCATCTTCAAAGGAAAGCTGGTTATCTTTGAG ggTGGGACTTCCAGGAAGGGAAATGCCGAGCCCGATCCTCCGGTAAGCCTCTTCCAGATTCAAGGAAATGACAAATCTAACACCAAAGCGGTGGAGGTTCCAGCCTTCACCTCCTCCCTGAACTCCAATGATGTCTTTCTGCTGCGGACCCAGGCAGAGCACTACCTGTGGTATGGCAAG GGGTCCAGTGGGGATGAGCGGGCAATGGCTAAGGAGCTGGCCGGGCTTCTCTGTGATGGCACCGAGAACACAGTGGCTGAGGGCCAGGAGCCAGCTGAGTTCTGGGACGTGCTGGGAGGAAAAACTCCCTATGCCAATGACAAAAG ACTACAGCAGGAAATCCTAGATGTCCAGTCCCGTCTCTTTGAATGTTCCAATAAGACTGGCCGTTTCACTGTCACTGAGATCACAGACTTCACCCAGGATGACCTGAACCCAGATGACGTGATGCTCCTGGATACCTGGGACCAG GTGTTCTTGTGGATTGGGGCTGAGGCCAACGCCACAGAGAAGGAGAGCGCTCTTGCTACCGCCCAGGAGTACCTGCACACTCACCCCAGCGGCCGCGACACCGGCACACCAATCCTGATCATTAAACAGGGGTTTGAGCCTCCCATATTCACAGGCTGGTTCCTGGCCTGGGACCCTCACATTTGGAGC gCAGGGAAATCATATGAACAGTTAAAAGAAGAGCTGGGAGACGCTGCTGCTATCACGAGAATCACTGCT GATATGAGGGACACAACCCTCTCCCTAAATTCTGAGCCAAAATATTACCCCGTAGAAGTTCTGTTGAAAAATCAGAGTCAGGAGTTGCCTGAGGATGTGAACCCTGCCAAAAAGGAG AATTACCTCTCTGAACAGGACTTTGTTTCTGTGTTTGGCATCACAAGAGGGCAATTTGCTGCTCTGCCTGGCTGGAAACAGCtccagatgaagaaagaaaaggggcttTTCTGA